In Miscanthus floridulus cultivar M001 chromosome 19, ASM1932011v1, whole genome shotgun sequence, the DNA window gaacctgtgtctcaggatcctatagaacctattgccacacatgaggggaagcaacaacagcctcaaacagaaaatgtgccaattgaggaggcccctagaaggtctcaaagagttagaaaatcagctattcctgctgattatgaagtgtacaacactgaagaatttcaaattgaGGATGAtttcacctcatttgaagaacccatgaaaagtgatcattcatcaaagtggcttgaggccatggaagatgagatgagatcaatgaatgcaaataaagtttaggATTTGGAGATAAATCCTAAAGGAgctaaaatagtaggctgtaaatgggtctacaaaacaaaacttgactttcaagggaatatagagagatataaagcccgacttgtggcaaaaggctttacacaaagagaagggattgattacaatgagaccttttctccagtctcatgtaaagattccttcagaatcataatggcattagtggcacattacgatttggaattacatcagatgaatgtaaagacggcatttctcaacgaagacttagagaaaaatgtttacatggcacaaccgaaaggttttgtcatggaaggaaaagaacgtttgggatgctgcctaaagaaatctatttatgaattaaaacaagcttcaagacagtggtacttgaagtttgatcagacaataaagaattttgggtttaaagataatattgaggacaattgtgtctacgcaaagtttaagaatgggaagtttaccttccttgtcctgtatgtggatgatatcttacttgctagtagtgatgtcagtctactactagaaacaaagaagtttttgtcctcaaaatttgatatgaaagatcttggtgaagcttcgttcgttctagggatcgagattcaccgagatagaagtaaaggggtattaggactgtcacaaaaggcatacatagaaaaagtcttaaagaaattcagtatacacaaatgtagtccctcacctgctcctatagtcaagggcgacagatatggggattttcaatgccccaggaaccaatatgagatcgatcaaataaaagtggttccatatgcttcagctgtcggaagcttgcaatatgctcaagtgtgtacgcgccctgacttggcatttgttaccgggttacttggtagattccagagcaatcctggaatagaacactggaaattggtaaagaaagtcttgcgttatttgccaggaacgaaaggcctcatgatgacatatagaagatctgattcactccatatagtgggatattcagattctgattatacgggagataatagaaaatccacgtctggatatgtgttcactctcgcagggggagctatttcatgaaaaagctcaaagcaaaccgtcactacgtcgtccacaatatatgccgagtttgtagcatgttatgaggcaacggcgcaggtgaactggctaaagaagttcatacccggtttgaaggtggttgacgacatcaatagaccactgaagttatactgcgataataatccagcagtacagtatgctcacaacaataggtcaaatggtgctgccaaacacattgacataaagtattatgttgtgaaggataaagtccgggatcaaatgataagtcttgagcatataagtaccgaaaagatgctcgcggatccacttacaaaaggcttgccacccaacgtgttcagagaacatgtagccggcatgggtttaagggaaagcctatgattcctggactataaagggcccaaaagttaaagtaactattttagATCAGAGACgagcattgtagctgttaaatctatcgacaattgaccgtgacgatgagacatgctctatgcatcatctgtgaagaaatgagtaaggataaaaggattgaagtttaaagtttaaagataaaagtaatagtaaGATCAAGGgaaagaatgttagattgatctcccaaccaataagcccaacggcctattgggccttggtcgcgtgccctgatcggggacgcccaaccctacatggttggtgggcccccgtcgcactgcgctatataaagaggtgggggccggcggctcaagacacgaggttcgccgtgagccgcaaaccccaccgacaaaccctagaccgatctaagagggcgcgcagccagtgacgggaagctccgctgatcctcgccgtcgtcactgctacgctccgtctgcactgcatcgacgtccgtgcaacctctactccacccgtcgctgtccgtgtgctgcctccatcaacaAACCAGCGATGGCCAACTCAACCGCGACTTCATCTgaaggctcaggttcatcaccagcacctctctaccctatctccctctcggtgtagtgttctaggtctagATGTGCATGTGCTTTACAGATCCAAGTGTTCATCcgcctagatctaccctagtcgatccacagaatATTAACAGCCACGTCACGGGATAAAACAGGAGCGTTACATTAACAGTTAGATGATCCTCGTTATGCTTTCCCGCAAAGAAAATACACACATCTAAAAGGGACGCTGATTCGTTATTCCTTCCAGCAATGTTAGTACACGACGTGACAAGATCACAAGTTACATGAAGCCATGTATCAGGGCTCAGAACAAGTTCATCAGGTTTTCATGTCTGTTCTATGAAAGTCGTTCTCCCTGTATCCCAAGACGTGAGCCTTCTTTCATTTGGGAGCTCATTTTGACCTCAAGTCGTGACATACATTGGACATATACATCTAGCACGACATTATGCACACAGCACTGCTGACATATAGACTGAAGTGTACAGAGTCCACATGTCATAAGCACTGCTTGATAACCGTTGACGTTGCATCGCTGGTAATGTACACGCTGCATCCCCAGCACGGCCGCCTGGAATGGGAGCATTTGCAAGCTGACTATCAAGCTGATGGTAACAATGGCAAAggggggctgctgctgctgctgctgctgcttcctgCTGCATCGCTCCAGTCTGCTTCTGATAATTTGTGTTAAAGTACATGTTTCTGCCGAACTATCTACTTGCCTGGGCCTGCCTGTTCATGACATCATGGTAGTATAAAAGGACACACATCGGCTGCCCAACTATACTGAAGAAGAACCAAAATATCATGTTGCCCACCTGCCAAGTAAGATGATGGTTAGGTAGTGGGAAAAGGCAATGAAAAAGACATAATTGACACAGCGTACCATTATATTCTTGAACGTGGCATGGAGATATCTTGTCACGAATACCAACGGTATCTGAGCCAGACATCAATGGTGTCAGCCTATGTGAAAACAGTGGAAAGCATATTGTATCCAAGACGTAGTTTTGTTCTTATGGATGCAATGATGGATATCAAAACGTAAGGGAATAGACACTAATGGAACTCAAAAGAAAAAACAGGGATATGAGGATTATacgtagtactccctccattccaaattccaAATAAATTAAAAGTCATTCTAGCTTTTCTACATACGTAACtcttactatatatctagaaaagccagaatgACTTAATAATTTGGAATGTAGGGAGTAGTTCATATTGGTGTTACTTCTATACCTGAAACATGATCCCAGAAAATGcccagaatttgaaaatgtggcACGGCACCGCAATACATATCTGCGAATTCACAATGTAAAAAGGAATGTGGTGATAATAAATTGGCACGTGCATACGAAAGGTCAAATGTATTGTTGGTAATGTGCTGAGCGGAATCCGAACAAGAGCATGTCTTAGGAAAAAATGAAATTGAAATGACCATAAACTAAGTATATACTGTTACATAATAAGACTTCTGAAGAACTTCAGTACCTCATGAAATACAGCTGAAACCAGAAACGAGATTAGAATAGCTACACCCTGCAGTGTAGATACAATATGAATTTGAGAAGTAGGCACTGAGAAAATCATGTCAGTTCTGCAAAAATGAAAAATATCCACAAAATTTTATGTATGTTCATGTATTCACATTGTCTAATTAACATCAGTCAGTCGGCAGAAGGCAGCATGAAGAAATTGTTGCTAAGTCAATACCAGATATCctttgttttttatttaaaatctttATCCAAGCAGTCTTCTAAACTTATTCCCTATTTGTTTCCAGTAAATATTATTTGCATAGTAAATCAATTTAGTAATGAAAATTAACTCTTGACCAGTACTATTCTGATTTTCTCACAACAGTTTCAGCCACTTGTTCAGTTGTCTTCATCATTATTATGATGATTGAGTGCTAATACTCTGTCCAACCCTTCCCCATTTTCTAAAGAACAACATTTGTATATTGTGAATTCTATATATTAGCATCGATGTGGAAAGTAAAGATATTACTTTGGGACTGTTTTGCATAGACGGATTGAGTAATTGTTTCAAACTAAACTGCATTTGGAGAATTCAAAAGCAAAAAAGAACAAATGTAAAGTTTTGTAGAGATATAGAAGCAATTACCCTGGAAAAGCCTTTCCTTATACATGGAAAATATATGTGTCTGATGATCCACTTATGAACAGGCTGACAAAAAGTAGACTAGTTGTCAGTTACTCAGAGTATATAAATATCAATTAATTAGAAAAATATCCCGAGCACAGTGACAGCGGTTATCAGTCACTACCATCACAACTGTCCTTATTTAAGTAAGGAAGTCTCCACTAAATAAAAGAGTATCACTAACATCACAACTGTCCTTCTTTAAGTAAGGAATTCTCAACTAAATGAAAGGGTATACAATCTGAAGATGGAAGTAAGAAGAAGATTACCATGTTCCACATCCTCCAGTACTGAGGTAAAGCCCCAAAATACCATCGCATTAAAGTGCACGAGAATATAATTAATGTCAGTCCTATTTAAAGTTCTCAATTGGAAAGAAACGAACTCAGCTTTTAACAGGCATCCCACCTCTTCAACAGTTTTGGCATTCCACCAGTCCTTGTAGAATTCACGGTCACCGAAACAGAGGAGTTCAGCTAGAATGTTCAGCCTGAAACCAAACCAAAAGAGCAAACAAGAAAGCCATGGAAAACAAAATATCAAGGTCCAATGCAGGTCAAAACCCAATTGACCTATTATATAAACCAATCACTATCTAACAAATTTAAGGTACTGTTGAACTGAAGCAAGATATACTAACCATAAATGAAAAAAGCAATAGAACATGCAAAGCCATACATATAATGTTGGCACTGAGAGTTTTAAGACTCTTTCTATAGCATTCAAGAAATTCCCTTTCAATGGATGCTTGGAATTCTTCACAATTGGGTTTATATACTGCAAAATAGAAGAAATTGATAATTTAATCCAAAGTTCTGTATAAATAGAAGTTACTTAAGGAATATAGAAGGCTCACTTGCTCAATTATGAAGCCCATCAAGCCTGTAAAAACCAGGCACTTTATAAGTTGTCGGGTCACCCAACCCTTCCTAATACATGTAGTTCGAGGATAAGTTGGCTGCATAACATGCCAAAGTGACATCAGGAAATTCATGTTTTGTCACTGGCATAACTAGATAGATGTGACTATGTGATGAAGAAATGCAGAATGTAGACATTAAAAACAAAGACAGGGCACTGGTCCAAGAATAGTACCTGGTAACAAAGTGTTGGGGCCAACATGAAGTACGCTAGACTTTTAAAGGTTGGATCTTTCATACTCTCAGGATCAACATAATTTCCATATGCAGCACCCTAAAAATAAGAATTGCAATGAAGGAATAAGCCTTGTGttcttgatattttggagctcCATCTCTAGGATAAGTAGTAGTTGTTAGTGCCTATGTCATGGCACCTTATCTTCACTTTAGAATCTCATCTCTACTTTAGTTGTTGCAAGTTTGTTTTACTTTCCAGTTGTAAAAGCAGACCTCTGGTTCTATATATGAACCAAGAAGCAGCCATGGTTAGTGAGGCTAAGTAATATTGAAAAAATTCCCAAACCTGTGTCTTTGCCAACAAGCAATAGTAGTTACCATGAAAAATGAAAATATAGGGATATAATCATATGCCTACCGTTGCCTAAGAGTATATATGGTCAGCCTATGTAACAAAACACTGTATGAGAAGCTAAGAAAAATGTTTGACCCTCCTGATGGTAACATAAATTGATTGGCACCACATTTCATCGTATGCAAAAATTGAAACTAGATATAAAACATTCAGGAAATGAAACTGGAAAAGAAGTTTAAACAGGAAGTGGAGCATATTCTAGCTTCAGAAAGATTTGGCCACCAAAAGGAGTTTTAAGAAAAGTTTGATCGTCAACAAATCAATTTTGAGAAATGTGCAACCTGGCAACAAAATATTTGAACTGATTCAGATTAACATGTCAATGCATTACCTTTTCAGTACTTTTGGACAATACCCTTATATCATAATTTGTATGTGCATAAGAGACAAGCTTCATCCACATGATGCTCGCAAGAAACATTAGCACAAATCCAGATAGCACTGCTGAGTCGCACCTGAAATTTTTTTGTAATATGACTGAACTGATAATCCAGAATTCATTCATGAGACACTATCTTTTTAAGTAACATTTCTTGGCAATCATAACAAACTTAAGCTAAACGGCATAAGGCATGAATCATACAACATTCTTCACTCTCACTGacaatatagtcgatgaaaaggTAACTTGCTCCTAATGCCTCTTTTTGAGAAATAAAAATGACTCAGCCAAATTCTACTACTTGAACATCAACATCAGAAATACTACAGTTTGTTTATTCAACTTCCAAGCATGTGAACGAATATGTCCATTTTTTGTTGTACAATGGAAGGATCAGCTTCACGCTAGGAAAAGGGTTTCAAGCTACATGAAAAAAACA includes these proteins:
- the LOC136527157 gene encoding diacylglycerol O-acyltransferase 1-2-like isoform X1; translation: MAPPPSVAAASDRTGPGADAGEPSSLRLRRAPSADAGDLADDSSGGRWENGEPQPPQEQQQQQEMLYYRASAPAHRRVKESPLSSDAIFRQSHAGLLNLCIVVLIAVNSRLIIENLMKYGLLIRAGFWFSARSLGDWPLLMCCLTLPVFPLVALVAEKLIRRKLIGEHVVILLHIIITTSVIVYPVVVTLKCDSAVLSGFVLMFLASIMWMKLVSYAHTNYDIRVLSKSTEKGAAYGNYVDPESMKDPTFKSLAYFMLAPTLCYQPTYPRTTCIRKGWVTRQLIKCLVFTGLMGFIIEQYINPIVKNSKHPLKGNFLNAIERVLKLSVPTLYVWLCMFYCFFHLWLNILAELLCFGDREFYKDWWNAKTVEEPVHKWIIRHIYFPCIRKGFSRGVAILISFLVSAVFHEICIAVPCHIFKFWAFSGIMFQIPLVFVTRYLHATFKNIMVGNMIFWFFFSIVGQPMCVLLYYHDVMNRQAQASR
- the LOC136527157 gene encoding diacylglycerol O-acyltransferase 1-2-like isoform X3: MAPPPSVAAASDRTGPGADAGEPSSLRLRRAPSADAGDLADDSSGGRWENGEPQPPQEQQQQQEMLYYRASAPAHRRVKESPLSSDAIFRQSHAGLLNLCIVVLIAVNSRLIIENLMKYGLLIRAGFWFSARSLGDWPLLMCCLTLPVFPLVALVAEKLIRRKLIGEHVVILLHIIITTSVIVYPVVVTLKCDSAVLSGFVLMFLASIMWMKLVSYAHTNYDIRVLSKSTEKGAAYGNYVDPESMKDPTFKSLAYFMLAPTLCYQPTYPRTTCIRKGWVTRQLIKCLVFTGLMGFIIEQYINPIVKNSKHPLKGNFLNAIERVLKLSVPTLYVWLCMFYCFFHLWLNILAELLCFGDREFYKDWWNAKTVEEYWRMWNMPVHKWIIRHIYFPCIRKGFSRGVAILISFLVSAVFHEICIAVPCHIFKFWAFSGIMFQIPLVFVTRYLHATFKNIMVGNMIFWFFFSIVGQPMCVLLYYHDVMNRQAQASR
- the LOC136527157 gene encoding diacylglycerol O-acyltransferase 1-2-like isoform X2 encodes the protein MAPPPSVAAASDRTGPGADAGEPSSLRLRRAPSADAGDLADDSSGGRWENGEPQPPQEQQQQQEMLYYRASAPAHRRVKESPLSSDAIFRQSHAGLLNLCIVVLIAVNSRLIIENLMKYGLLIRAGFWFSARSLGDWPLLMCCLTLPVFPLVALVAEKLIRRKLIGEHVVILLHIIITTSVIVYPVVVTLKCDSAVLSGFVLMFLASIMWMKLVSYAHTNYDIRVLSKSTEKGAAYGNYVDPESMKDPTFKSLAYFMLAPTLCYQPTYPRTTCIRKGWVTRQLIKCLVFTGLMGFIIEQYINPIVKNSKHPLKGNFLNAIERVLKLSVPTLYVWLCMFYCFFHLWLNILAELLCFGDREFYKDWWNAKTVEEYWRMWNMPVHKWIIRHIYFPCIRKGFSRGVAILISFLVSAVFHEICIAVPCHIFKFWAFSGIMFQADTIDVWLRYRWYS